The Phycisphaeraceae bacterium genome segment GCCTTGATCTCGATCACGCGCTCCGACACTTCGGGCACCTCCGCCTCGAACAGGCGGCGGATGAAGTCGGGATGGCTCCGCGAGAGCACGATCTTCACCTGGTTCCCCGCGTCGCGCACGTCGAGGATCAGGCAGCGCACCCGCCCGCCGGGCTGGAATTGCTCGCCGGGAATCTGCTCGCTGCGCGGCATGAACCCTTCGGCGCGGTCCACCTGCACGACGAGAGAGCCGCCTTCATATCGCTGGGCGGTGCCGGTCACCAGTTCGCCCTGACGCTTGGAAAACTCCTCCAGCAGACTCTCGCGCTCGTCCTCGCGGAAGCGCTGGATCATCACCTGCTTGGCGGTCTGGGCGGGAATTCGCCCGAGCGTCTCGATCGGGATCATTTCCCGCGTGACGTTGCCCAGGTCGTCCGTCCGGTTGCGCCAGATCGTCAGCGCTCCCGTCGTGCGGTCCATCTGGCACCCGAACTCCTCGGCATCCAGCGAGTTGAAGTGCTTGCGGGCGGCGGAGACCATCGCCTGCTCGATGTCGGCGATCAGCACGTCGCGCTCGATATTGCGCTCGCGGGCGATCGAATCGAGAATGCGGAGGGTTTCACTGTTCATGTTCGAGATGTTCCGTTCGTGTTGTCGAGATGTCGGGATGTTGCAAGCGACCGAGAACCGGCGTGTCCCAAAAGTGCGAACACGACCGTCCGCCGAAGCGAACGCCCGTGCCCGGGGGCGGATGGTCGGGACACCATGTCCCGACCCCGCAGACGATCTGTCGCCAATGCGTCAGATCATGTGCGGCTCCCCGTCCGATGGGCACCCGTCGCCCGCGCGGGCGACGCGATCCGGAGACGACCGGCCGGATGGATGCGGCATCGCTCCATCATGGCCGAACTGCTGCTTGACCCTGCCGGGTGTGCATGAACGACTCCAATCGACCCCGTGCATACGACGCGGGGCAAGCCAACAATATGGCCGAACCCGCGGTGATTCAAGCGTTCGCCAACGCTCGGCTTCGCGCCCGAAAACAAACGACCCCGGCGCCTCGGAGGCCGGGGCCGTCCGCATGCTGAATCCACGGCCTTCGTTCAGGCCTTCACAATGTGTCCGCAATCGCCACGGACGTCCTTCAAGGCATTGCGGGCGTCCACGATCAGCCGGGCGTTGTCGGCGATGAACTGCCAGTCGTACGCCTTGTGGTGCGTGGACACGACCACCATGTCGTAACCGGCCAGGGACTCCCTGGTCAACGGCACGCTCTTCATCTCGAAGTTGTACTTGCGCATCTTGTGCGTCTCGGTCACGTGTGGATCGTTGAAGTCCACCCAGGCGCCGAGATCCTTGAACTTCTCGATGAGCTCGAATGACGGGCTCTCCCGCACGTCATCCACGTCCGGCTTGTAGGCCAGACCCAGGATCAGCACGCGCGAGCCCTTGACGGGCTTGCCCCGGTCGTTGAGCGCCCGCACGGCACGCTCCACCACGTACTCGGGCATGGCGTGGTTGACCTCGCCCGCCAGTTCGATGAATCGTGTGGGCATGCCCACCTCGCGGGCCTTCCACGTCAGGTAGAACGGGTCGATGGGGATGCAGTGCCCGCCCAGACCCGGACCCGGATAGAACGGCTGGAAACCGAACGGCTTGGTGGCGGCGGCGTCGATCACCTCCCAGATGTCGATGTCCATCGCCGTCAGCACGCGTTTGAGTTCGTTCACCAGCGCGATATTGACGGCGCGGTAGATGTTCTCCAGCAGCTTGGCGGCTTCCGCCACTTCCGCCGTGGAAACGCGGATGACCTGCTTGATCGCCTTGGCGTACAGCGCGGTCGCCAGATCGCCGGAGATGGGGTCGATGCCGCCCACGAGCTTGGGGATCGTCTGGGTAGAGTGATCCTTGCGGCCCGGATCCTCTCGCTCGGGCGAGAAGGCGAGGAAGTAATCCCGGCCGCATGTCAGCCCGCGCGCCTCGAAACGGGGAAGCAGAATCTCGCGCGTCGTGCGCGGGTACGTCGTGCTTTCCAGCGAGATCAACTGGCCCGGGCGCAGCGTGGCGGCGATGGCGTCGCCCGTCTTCTCGATGTAGCTCAGGTCCGGCTCAAGGTGTCGTCCCAGCGGCGTGGGCACGCAGATGATGACTGCGTCCGCCTCACCCAGCCGGGAAAAGTCACTGGTGGCTTCGAACCGTCCCTGCGCTCTGGTCGGCGCCATGTCCGACACCAAGGTCGCGCCGAGGTGCTTGAGGTAGCTCTCGCCCCGGTGCAGCATGTCGATCTTGCGCGGGTCGATGTCGAAGCCCAGCACCGGAAAGCCGGCGTCCCAGAAGGCACGCAACAGCGGAAGCCCCACGTAGCCAAGCCCGATCACGCCGATGCGAGCGGTGCGCCGTTCGATCGATTCGGCCAACCGATCCGCCGCGGCGGATGCGGATTGACCCGCCTGGCCGGCGACGTTGCCTGCAGAACTCGCACGCCGCGGAGACCGCTCAACACTCAACCCTGACATGCACGTCACTCCCTGGATACGAAGGTGGTGATCCGACGATTGGACAGGCATCCACCAACCAAACGGAGCCGGATTTATCCGGACCTCCTGATCCGGCCCATGTTGCGGTATTCATCGACACTTCGCCGATCGTACGTCAGTGGCCTTGGTCGATCCCGTCCGCGGACACCACCCTGGCGACAAAAAGGACGAGGGCCCGGATGACCATCATCCGAGCCCCGTCCAGTGGGAAGAAAGGGAAAGCACGCCGGACCCGTCAGGATTCGGCGTGTGTTGACTGGCGTCAGATCGGATCAGACACTCGGCTGCCCAGGCGGTGACAACGACGCTGAGATGCTCGCGAGGCGACAGCAGGATCCCGTAACGGGATCCTGCTGCGTCGATGCTGAGTCGATTGGTCGGGCAGGAACTTCTGCCCAGGCGAAGCGAGAATGCGGTTGGTCAGATGCGCCGCAGACGACGGCGGACCACCACCGCACCCGCCAGGCCGGCCAGGCCCATCAGCGCGGCGGGCGGAACCGGCACGATGACGATCTGATCCTGACCACTGTCGCTCATGGCGGCAGCCAGCAGATACTCTCGCTCCAAGTCATCGCTGAGCCAGGCGTTCTTCACGTCGAGCAGCATGGCGTTGGCCATGTTCTTGGCGTTGGTCGTCATGTTGCTGGCCTTGAACCAGCCGGAGGTCAGCGACAGGTTGCCGGCGAGAACGGCGGACAACTGTTCGTTCACGATCTCCCACAGCGCGATCTGGAAGGCCGAGGCGCGATCCTTGTCAGACGACGCGTCGTTGACGAGGTGGAAATACTTGGCGTACAGGTGGTGAACCATGGCCGCCTTCTCAGGCCCCATCGGTCCAGGACCGTTCGGCGGGCTGTTGGGGGCATCCTTGAGCGACACCACGTTGAACGTCTTGGTGGCGGCGAACTGGAAGATGTCCGTGCAGAACGTGATCATCGGACCAAGCTTGATGCCGTTCTGCGTGGTGGCAGTCACGTTCCACTTCAGCTGCCCGGTGAACACGTTCACGCTGGTGCTGTAGTTGCCATCGTTGTACTGGATATTGGTGTTCGTATTGCCGCGTCCCGCACCGACGAATGACATGGTGATCGTCCCGGCCCATGACGCACTCGCCATAAGAGCCGATGACGCAGCGATAGCTGAAAGCACAATCCCTCGGAAAGTACGACGTCTCACGTTTCTTCTCCCTACCAAACGAGCCGACAGTGTTGAAGGACCACTCCTCCTGCTCATCAATGTACACCAGATATGGCCTCGAGGTATCAAAACTCAGACATTCTTCAAGTATTTTCTGGTTCCAGTGAGTAATCTCACAGATCATCCCAAACCACCCAGATTCACGCGGTGGTCTTGGCTGGTCTGACCAGATTGGTGGCGTTGAACGCCCGATTCTTCAGGGGCCTCCACCACATTTCGTGGTCGCGATACCACTCGATCGTCTGAGCGAGGGCCTGGGGCCAGGCGCTTCGAGTGGGTCGCCACCCCAGCTGCGTACGGATCTTGCCTGCGTCGATGGCGTATCGCCGATCGTGCCCAGGCCGATCGGCCACCGGTTGGATCATCTCCCTGCCCATTCCCAGCAGGTGCAGCAGTGTGTGCGTCAACTCCAGGTTGCTCCGTTCGTTGTCGCCGCCGATGTTGTACACCTCGCCCGGCGTGCCGGATTCCAGCACCACCAGCAGGGCCTCGCAGTGATCCTCCACATGCAGCCAGTCGCGGACATTCAGCCCGTCGCCATAGAGCGGCACCTTTCGACCATCAAACAGGTTGGTGAC includes the following:
- a CDS encoding nucleotide sugar dehydrogenase — translated: MSGLSVERSPRRASSAGNVAGQAGQSASAAADRLAESIERRTARIGVIGLGYVGLPLLRAFWDAGFPVLGFDIDPRKIDMLHRGESYLKHLGATLVSDMAPTRAQGRFEATSDFSRLGEADAVIICVPTPLGRHLEPDLSYIEKTGDAIAATLRPGQLISLESTTYPRTTREILLPRFEARGLTCGRDYFLAFSPEREDPGRKDHSTQTIPKLVGGIDPISGDLATALYAKAIKQVIRVSTAEVAEAAKLLENIYRAVNIALVNELKRVLTAMDIDIWEVIDAAATKPFGFQPFYPGPGLGGHCIPIDPFYLTWKAREVGMPTRFIELAGEVNHAMPEYVVERAVRALNDRGKPVKGSRVLILGLAYKPDVDDVRESPSFELIEKFKDLGAWVDFNDPHVTETHKMRKYNFEMKSVPLTRESLAGYDMVVVSTHHKAYDWQFIADNARLIVDARNALKDVRGDCGHIVKA